One Nocardioides luti DNA window includes the following coding sequences:
- a CDS encoding serine/threonine-protein kinase yields the protein MSGFPKAGDEYGGRYRIVRQLGHGGMGVVYEAVDKVLNRSVALKIVLPSLPDREDFTARFAREASVLARIRSRNIVQIHEYGEDGETVYFVTELFPDGDLQSWLATRGPLDRRAALSLIAQVGEALADAHAMGVIHRDVKPGNVLLWSRPEGLIPYLADFGIAIDTPESGSTRASLTRTGTLVGSPAYMAPERHFGHPADERGDVYSLGCLLWSVLTGEAPYTGTDFQMMNAHINGAIPALATGHPVDDRIDAVLAGALNKDPERRTASPAEMRADLLAIVKDIDAAVVPPPLAPPAAPPAGRAAGPTTPPPSGPPVDLASPGAAGAAAAAGAALDDGHTRAVSVRPPAGSTTGPSAGASAGAGDTSTSNVLRTPSGPTPPGGRASRPGSSGTTGPRGKRWWAVALGAAGVVLAVGVGVAVVAATGGDDEPASSGPAAGSSESPAANIDAPEAPTVKARPGYRSVVFSVTPASTSGEQRIEADLDGQGWEEADDPLRVPTEQGGARGCVQVRTVAVSDTGDEAASEPVKACGKAKPRTVRLVRTNDECAAAPGCRWYNVYITGFASGSDQQAVIYDSTGSPWCDCTFNKIRVKDDGRGAQIHEWQVAPGSIDGYVTLVVDGIGQRVFVP from the coding sequence ATGTCGGGTTTTCCGAAGGCTGGCGATGAGTACGGCGGCCGCTACCGGATCGTGCGCCAGCTCGGCCACGGCGGGATGGGCGTCGTCTACGAGGCGGTCGACAAGGTCCTGAACCGGTCGGTCGCACTCAAGATCGTGCTGCCCTCGCTCCCCGACCGCGAGGACTTCACCGCCCGCTTCGCCCGCGAGGCCTCCGTGCTGGCGCGGATCCGCTCGCGCAACATCGTGCAGATCCACGAGTACGGCGAGGACGGCGAGACCGTCTACTTCGTCACCGAGCTCTTCCCCGACGGCGACCTCCAGTCCTGGCTCGCGACCCGCGGCCCGCTGGACCGGCGCGCCGCGCTGAGCCTGATCGCCCAGGTCGGCGAGGCCCTGGCGGACGCGCACGCGATGGGCGTCATCCACCGCGACGTGAAGCCCGGCAACGTGCTGCTGTGGAGCCGACCGGAGGGCCTGATCCCCTACCTGGCCGACTTCGGGATCGCCATCGACACCCCCGAGAGCGGCAGCACCCGCGCCAGCCTGACCCGCACCGGCACGCTGGTCGGCAGCCCCGCCTACATGGCGCCCGAGCGGCACTTCGGGCACCCGGCCGACGAGCGCGGCGACGTCTACTCGCTGGGCTGCCTGCTGTGGTCGGTGCTGACCGGCGAGGCGCCGTACACCGGCACCGACTTCCAGATGATGAACGCCCACATCAACGGTGCGATCCCGGCGCTGGCCACCGGCCACCCCGTCGACGACCGCATCGACGCGGTCCTCGCCGGCGCGCTCAACAAGGACCCCGAGCGCCGCACCGCCTCCCCCGCGGAGATGCGCGCCGACCTGCTCGCGATCGTCAAGGACATCGACGCCGCCGTCGTGCCGCCGCCGCTCGCCCCGCCGGCCGCGCCCCCGGCCGGTCGCGCCGCCGGCCCGACGACCCCGCCCCCGAGCGGTCCCCCGGTGGACCTGGCGTCCCCGGGCGCGGCCGGTGCCGCGGCGGCCGCCGGCGCGGCCCTGGACGACGGCCACACCCGCGCCGTGTCGGTGCGCCCGCCGGCGGGCAGCACGACGGGCCCGAGCGCCGGCGCGAGTGCCGGCGCGGGCGACACCTCGACCAGCAACGTGCTCCGGACGCCGTCCGGTCCGACCCCGCCGGGAGGCCGGGCCTCGCGCCCCGGCTCGTCGGGCACGACCGGACCGCGCGGCAAGCGCTGGTGGGCGGTCGCCCTCGGCGCCGCCGGGGTCGTCCTCGCCGTGGGCGTGGGGGTTGCGGTCGTGGCCGCCACGGGGGGCGACGACGAGCCCGCCTCCAGCGGGCCGGCCGCCGGCTCCTCGGAGAGTCCCGCGGCGAACATCGACGCGCCCGAGGCCCCGACCGTCAAGGCCCGCCCGGGCTACCGCTCGGTGGTCTTCAGCGTCACCCCCGCCTCCACCTCCGGCGAGCAGCGGATCGAGGCCGACCTCGACGGCCAGGGCTGGGAGGAGGCCGACGACCCGCTCCGGGTGCCCACCGAGCAGGGTGGCGCCCGCGGCTGCGTGCAGGTCCGCACGGTCGCGGTCTCCGACACCGGCGACGAGGCCGCGAGCGAGCCGGTCAAGGCGTGCGGCAAGGCCAAGCCCCGGACCGTACGCCTCGTGCGGACCAACGACGAGTGCGCGGCGGCGCCCGGCTGCCGCTGGTACAACGTCTACATCACCGGCTTCGCGAGCGGCAGCGACCAGCAGGCCGTGATCTACGACAGCACCGGCAGCCCGTGGTGCGACTGCACGTTCAACAAGATCCGGGTCAAGGACGACGGCCGGGGTGCGCAGATCCACGAGTGGCAGGTCGCCCCGGGCAGCATCGACGGCTACGTCACGCTCGTCGTCGACGGGATCGGGCAGCGCGTCTTCGTCCCCTGA